A genomic region of Vitis vinifera cultivar Pinot Noir 40024 chromosome 7, ASM3070453v1 contains the following coding sequences:
- the LOC100855240 gene encoding uncharacterized protein LOC100855240 translates to METLLVVPQHRNQYYGRSKAHGSDRFVSSPSSDFREINCRTFESGAGILPTPLKACTTPVAKGACPLSQKTPSPHSEDSKQAKTTGKSSAIAIPFAEASNYEKSFHDDFSYCELWAGPAYSNSPPPSSLPIPKFSMRPKRTVSLDLPGSAPVIKMHAIAKSAPPSPTREPYPSPRDFTDFATKNLRRILNLNIADD, encoded by the coding sequence ATGGAGACGCTTCTTGTTGTGCCGCAGCATAGGAATCAGTATTATGGCAGAAGCAAGGCTCATGGGTCTGATAGATTTGTGTCGTCACCATCCAGTGATTTCAGAGAGATTAATTGTAGGACTTTTGAATCTGGGGCAGGTATACTCCCAACGCCGTTGAAGGCTTGTACTACTCCTGTAGCAAAAGGGGCGTGCCCTCTTTCTCAGAAAACCCCATCACCTCATTCTGAAGATAGCAAGCAGGCCAAAACAACTGGAAAAAGCAGTGCAATTGCAATTCCCTTTGCCGAGGCTTCTAACTATGAGAAGTCCTTCCATGATGACTTCTCGTACTGTGAGCTCTGGGCTGGACCCGCTTATTCAAACTCGCCACCCCCTAGTTCCTTGCCCATACCCAAATTTTCGATGCGGCCAAAGCGCACTGTCTCGCTTGACTTGCCTGGCTCCGCTCCTGTTATCAAAATGCACGCCATCGCCAAGTCTGCTCCCCCTTCCCCAACAAGGGAACCGTACCCTTCTCCCAGAGATTTTACTGACTTTGCAACTAAGAATCTCCGGCGAATTCTCAATCTCAATATCGCGGATGATTGA